In Candidatus Vicinibacter proximus, the genomic stretch CCCGGTGTATTCATCACGGAAAGATTCAGTAATTCGTTTTTTGGAATGGCAAGATTTGCTCTTGTTTTTTTGTAGGTATTGTATTCGCTGTTGGAGGATGGCACAAGCATGTTGAAAGAATCGTTTCCACCACTGAGATTGATGCAGACCAATGCTTTGTATTCCGGATCAAGCGCACTGTTGGCCGCAGCAAGTGCATTAATGGCCTGAAGATTGATCATGGAATTGCGAAATGTGGTATAACCAAGTGCGGCACAGCTCACCTGACCTATAAATTTTCTTCTTGAATTATTATTTTGATTCATGATTTTCTTATTTAAAAATGGCATAATCCGGAGACATCATCACAAGGTATAAAGCAAGACGCGCCCGATCATTTCGGTAATTGCCGGAACGCATTCTGCTGACGGCATTTTTTATAATTTCACGAGACCTGTCCGATAGGTTTCCGTGCGTGAGCAGGATGTCAATTCTGTTTACCAAAGCCTCCGGATCTCTGGCTAGTTCTTCTAATTCTTTGGTGAGCAAAATTGTAGGCACATCATTTGCCTCCCAGGAGTACATGACATAATCCATAATCCAGTTGTTCACCTGATTCAAAAATCCAATACTCGTTCTGGAGTTGTGGATTTGAAATTCTGGAGCGGATAGATTTTTAGCAGATATGGATCCCTTTGGGGCAAAATTGGGAAAATAGAAATTAAAAACTGTTGGCGCCTGCAAAACGTGTTGCCCGGTATTGTCCAGAAAATCAAATCCTGAATTCCACAACCGGCCATAATATTGTTCGACTCCTATCGCATTCATAAAATGGGAATATCGAATCATTGGTTCCCGAAGTTGCCCATTGTTAGGATCCAGAGACCAATCGCAATCGCGGGCTTCTTCATCGAGAAGTATAGCCTTTACCACTGCTGCCAGATTTCCTCTGACGCCGGTTCCATCATTTATAAAAACTCTGGCAATACGCTCCACATATTCAGGGCTTGGATTGGATTTGATGAGTCTTTGGATCAGTTGTTTGCAAATGAAAGGTGGGGTGTTGGCGTGATTAAATAAGTTGTCGATGGCATTGTCGATGTCCTTCATGCCATCTTGTCGGCGAGGCGTAACAAAACCATTCAATAAATATTTCGATCCGGGTTCATGCCAGGCATCGAACATTCTCATCGGTTTGGTAGGAATACCTAAGTACAGGGTTACGCCAAATTGTGGGGTATCTATCCATCGATTGGGCATGATTTCAGAAAAGCTGAGACCGGTAAATATTTTTGCAAATTCCTGAATGTCTTTTTGATCATAGGTAGGAATGCTGTTGCCCAGAGAATCTTTTTTATGGGTACCGTCCAGATTCAATTCATACAATCCTATCGTAAACAATTGCATGATCTCTCTGGCATAATTTTCATCCGGTCGGATGTTTTCAATGGTATCTGTTTTGGGATT encodes the following:
- a CDS encoding DUF1800 domain-containing protein, with the protein product MSFLKKSAFLLIALLYFSVQAQKVILGGGQSPQIKISTSDQWHPEFWKDSAYARTVFDGSGLNYDLFNASRFLYQATLGSAEDEIKRTASMGFAPWIDEQLKLKPSNMTSQYDQVIDEVIDWFYLNGGDSTEQPDYFWAVHFNYAWWQMNLTNRDKLRQRVALALSEIFVVSGNGDLGGYGRAMANYYDVLIHNSFGNFRDLLREVTLHPAMGSYLSHLNNPKTDTIENIRPDENYAREIMQLFTIGLYELNLDGTHKKDSLGNSIPTYDQKDIQEFAKIFTGLSFSEIMPNRWIDTPQFGVTLYLGIPTKPMRMFDAWHEPGSKYLLNGFVTPRRQDGMKDIDNAIDNLFNHANTPPFICKQLIQRLIKSNPSPEYVERIARVFINDGTGVRGNLAAVVKAILLDEEARDCDWSLDPNNGQLREPMIRYSHFMNAIGVEQYYGRLWNSGFDFLDNTGQHVLQAPTVFNFYFPNFAPKGSISAKNLSAPEFQIHNSRTSIGFLNQVNNWIMDYVMYSWEANDVPTILLTKELEELARDPEALVNRIDILLTHGNLSDRSREIIKNAVSRMRSGNYRNDRARLALYLVMMSPDYAIFK